The Lycium barbarum isolate Lr01 chromosome 9, ASM1917538v2, whole genome shotgun sequence genome has a segment encoding these proteins:
- the LOC132610859 gene encoding geraniol 8-hydroxylase-like, producing the protein MDYYTLYVLGLIFACSLLFVLSKIHSKKLPPGPSPWPIIGNLHLLGAKPHISLANLAKIYGPIMSLRLGQITTVVISSSSMAKQVLKNQDQAFSTRFIPNALQAHNHYKFSVPWLPICPQWRILRRILNTNILSSNRLDANQHLRSQKVKELIAYCTKCSQEGAALDVGQAAFKTNLNLLSNTIFSKDLADPFSNSEVELKEVIWSIMAEAGKPNLVDFFPILERIDPQGIRRRITIQFGKLFKLFDDLIDERLEEKRRGCSEKSDVLKVLLNISAKNPEEIDQNHIKSMFLDLFAAGTDTTTSTLEWAMAELLRQPEIMKKVQVELAEVIGKGKSVEETDAPRLPYLQCIIKETLRMHPPFPLLLPRKVEQDVELCDYIIPKGSQVLINAWAIGRDSTFWEDPLVFKPERFWNSDLDMRGKDFELIPFGVGRRICPGLPLALRMVPVMLGSILNSFNWKLEEDIGQEELAMEEKFGITLAKAHPLRAIPSPILEVA; encoded by the exons ATGGATTACTATACACTTTATGTGTTGGGATTAATCTTTGCCTGCAGTTTGCTCTTTGTTCTATCAAAAATACACAGCAAAAAGCTTCCACCAGGTCCATCCCCATGGCCAATTATTGGAAACCTTCACTTGTTAGGTGCAAAACCTCATATATCACTAGCCAATCTTGCAAAAATTTATGGTCCAATCATGAGTTTAAGATTAGGCCAAATAACCACAGTGGTCATTTCTTCATCATCCATGGCAAAACAAGTCCTCAAAAATCAAGATCAAGCGTTTTCAACTAGATTTATTCCTAATGCCCTTCAAGCACACAACCATTACAAATTTTCTGTGCCATGGCTTCCTATTTGTCCTCAATGGAGAATACTGAGGAGAATCTTGAACACCAATATTCTCTCTTCCAATAGGCTTGATGCAAATCAACATCTAAGATCTCAAAAGGTGAAAGAATTGATTGCTTATTGCACAAAATGTAGTCAAGAAGGTGCAGCTTTGGATGTAGGTCAAGCTGCTTTCAAGACGAATCTCAATTTGTTGTCCAACACCATTTTCTCCAAGGACTTGGCTGACCCTTTCTCGAATTCCGAG GTAGAGCTCAAGGAAGTAATTTGGAGCATCATGGCTGAGGCTGGGAAGCCTAACCTAGTGGATTTTTTCCCTATACTTGAAAGGATTGATCCTCAAGGGATAAGGCGTCGCATAACCATTCAATTTGGTAAGTTATTTAAGCTTTTCGATGATTTGATCGATGAGCGATTGGAAGAAAAAAGAAGGGGATGCAGTGAAAagagtgatgttttgaaagtGCTCCTCAACATCAGTGCAAAAAATCCTGAAGAGATAGATCAAAATCACATCAAGTCCATGTTCCTG GACCTATTTGCTGCCGGTACTGATACAACTACAAGCACATTAGAATGGGCAATGGCAGAACTACTTAGACAACCAGAAATTATGAAGAAAGTCCAAGTTGAGCTTGCAGAAGTCATTGGAAAAGGAAAATCGGTAGAAGAAACTGATGCCCCTCGACTTCCTTACTTGCAATGCATTATCAAAGAAACTTTAAGAATGCACCCACCATTTCCGTTACTACTCCCACGCAAAGTGGAGCAAGATGTTGAATTGTGTGACTACATTATCCCGAAGGGATCACAAGTACTAATTAACGCATGGGCGATTGGTCGAGATTCCACTTTCTGGGAGGACCCTTTAGTGTTTAAACCCGAGAGGTTTTGGAATTCAGATTTGGATATGCGAGGGAAAGATTTTGAATTGATTCCATTTGGTGTGGGCCGAAGAATATGCCCTGGCTTACCACTAGCATTGAGAATGGTCCCAGTAATGTTGGGGTCAATCTTGAATTCCTTTAATTGGAAACTTGAAGAAGACATTGGGCAAGAAGAATTGGCCATGGAGGAGAAGTTTGGTATCACCTTAGCCAAAGCCCATCCTTTGCGAGCTATTCCATCTCCTATTCTTGAAGTTGcctga
- the LOC132610344 gene encoding uncharacterized protein LOC132610344: MTWLIWNVRGVNKRYKQKEVRKILVNKHIKLAGLIETRVKQHNATRIVQNIVPGWDLHLNEIAWKGEYYTWSNKQQGDERVCSRLDRAIGNHEWMMAWGQVRNIKVPFRFFNIRAEHNKFQDIISAIWAKKLSRDRMGNIWLNLKALKLDLKKLNTEEFKYVGQNIEQARQSLAEIQVQMRRQWTDALQDQEKQTIIKLEKWSLIEESAIKQKSKAKWIQLGDSNNKYFSAVLKERTQRKQIIDYYRNYQGKNCGFL, encoded by the exons ATGACTTGGCTAATTTGGAACGTGAGAGGAGTCAATAAGAGATATAAGCAGAAGGAGGTGCGGAAGATACTAGTGAATAAACACATTAAACTAGCAGGTCTGATTGAAACAAGAGTGAAGCAACACAACGCAACTAGAATAGTGCAAAACATAGTTCCAGGATGG GATCTGCACCTAAATGAAATAGCCTGGAAAGGAGAATATTATACCTGGAGTAATAAACAGCAAGGCGACGAAAGGGTGTGCAGCAGACTGGACAGAGCCATTGGCAACCATGAATGGATGATGGCATGGGGACAAGTG AGAAACATTAAAGTTCCTTTTAGATTCTTCAATATCAGGGCGGAGCATAACAAATTTCAAGACATTATTTCTGCAATTTGGGCTAAGAAGCTTTCTCGGGACAGAATGGGTAATATTTGGCTGAATCTTAAAGCATTAAAGTTGGACTTGAAAAAACTGAACACAGAGGAGTTTAAGTATGTGGGACAGAATATAGAGCAAGCAAGACAATCTCTAGCTGAGATCCAAGTACAGATGAGGCGACAATGGACTGATGCATTGCAAGACCAGGAAAAGCAGACTATAATAAAACTAGAGAAATGGTCCCTCATAGAGGAAAGTGCTATTAAGCAGAAATCAAAAGCTAAGTGGATTCAGCTAGGAGACTCAAATAATAAGTATTTCTCAGCAGTATTGAAGGAAAGAACTCAAAGGAAGCAGATAATTGACTACTACAGAAACTATCAAGGAAAAAATTGTGGCTTTTTATAA
- the LOC132610345 gene encoding uncharacterized protein LOC132610345, protein MECVRTVSYSIMINGEPATPFEAARGLRQGDPMSPLLFAIGMEYWSRMLNGLKMIKEFHYHPRCSKLGISHLCFADDLLLFSRVYFGGVTQAAQASILSKLGYSYGELPFKYLGIPLATQKISLIQWQPLISKITAKISFWTARKLSYASRAQLIQTILFGLQAFWAQIYIIPNKVIKIIEAHCGSYLWSGSNAITKKALVAWDNLCSPKSVGGLNITNMYIWNRAAIAKHWWDIEHKQDKMWIRWIHTYYIKQQAMKCVQAITARTTVPWKCMMFQNTARPKVVFTIWLKLLGRLLTVERLAKWGIEVKPKCCLCQMHDETREHLFVQCEFTKKVWRRVGQWMQMQYYNPVNWGQDQQWLIHNLKGKSRKAQIFKLVCTEATYAIWIERNARIFEKHSRTWEPIAKEVMYVACVRATPTTMTFIALDSS, encoded by the exons ATGGAATGTGTAAGAACTGTGAGCTATAGCATTATGATTAATGGAGAGCCTGCTACTCCATTTGAGGCTGCTAGGGGATTAAGGCAGGGTGATCCTATGTCACCCTTGCTCTTTGCTATAGGGATGGAATATTGGAGTAGAATGTTGAATGGCCTCAAGATGATAAAGGAATTTCACTACCACCCAAGATGCTCTAAACTTGGAATAAGCCATTTATGTTTTGCTGATGACTTGCTCCTATTCTCAAGGG TCTACTTCGGTGGAGTAACACAAGCTGCCCAAGCGAGCATCTTAAGCAAATTGGGATATTCTTATGGGGAGCTTCCCTTTAAATACTTAGGGATTCCACTAGCAACTCAAAAGATATCTCTTATCCAATGGCAACCACTGATTTCCAAGATCACGGCTAAAATCTCATTCTGGACAGCTCGAAAACTCTCTTATGCAAGCAGGGCTCAACTTATTCAGACAATACTATTTGGACTGCAAGCATTCTGGGCACAAATTTATATCATTCCTAATAAGGTCATAAAGATCATAGAAGCTCATTGCGGGAGCTACTTGTGGTCTGGGAGTAATGCTATAACCAAAAAAGCTTTAGTAGCATGGGATAATTTGTGCTCTCCTAAGAGTGTGGGAGGCTTGAACATAACTAACATGTACATCTGGAATAGGGCAGCAATTGCTAAGCACTGGTGGGATATTGAGCATAAACAGGATAAAATGTGGATCCGATGGATTCACACCTACTATATCAAACAACAGGCAATGAAGTGTGTGCAG GCCATAACTGCAAGGACCACAGTGCCATGGAAGTGTATGATGTTCCAGAACACAGCTAGACCAAAAGTTGTTTTTACTATTTGGCTGAAACTGTTGGGAAGGCTACTCACTGTTGAAAGATTGGCAAAGTGGGGAATAGAGGTGAAGCCCAAATGTTGTCTATGTCAAATGCATGATGAGACAAGGGAGCACTTATTTGTACAATGTGAGTTTACTAAAAAGGTGTGGAGGAGGGTCGGGCAATGGATGCAAATGCAGTACTATAACCCTGTCAACTGGGGCCAGGATCAACAGTGGCTCATCCACAACTTAAAAGGAAAATCCCGGAAAGCACAAATATTCAAACTGGTCTGTACTGAAGCCACATATGCCATCTGGATTGAGAGAAATGCTAGAATATTTGAAAAACACAGTAGAACTTGGGAACCTATAGCTAAGGAGGTTATGTATGTTGCGTGTGTTAGAGCTACACCTACTACAATGACATTCATAGCTTTAGACTCTAGTTAG